From one Thermatribacter velox genomic stretch:
- the pdxT gene encoding pyridoxal 5'-phosphate synthase glutaminase subunit PdxT: MKIGILGFQGGIKEHERMLKQLGVETRRIRYIQDLDKIDAMILPGGESTTMGIFLHNSGLLKPLKEAVEKGMPVLATCAGLILLAQEVEGLSFASLKVLPVRVRRNAYGRQKESFTTQINLSFDKARPFPGVFIRAPKIEKTLEDKVEVLSFLEEQPVMIRYGKIIGCTFHPELTSDTRVHKYFLQVISAKN; this comes from the coding sequence ATGAAAATTGGTATTCTTGGTTTTCAGGGAGGAATTAAAGAACATGAAAGAATGCTAAAACAGCTTGGAGTGGAAACTCGTCGGATACGCTATATCCAGGACCTTGATAAAATAGATGCCATGATTCTTCCTGGTGGAGAAAGCACCACAATGGGCATTTTTCTACATAATTCTGGCCTTTTAAAACCCCTAAAAGAAGCAGTCGAAAAGGGTATGCCTGTATTGGCCACTTGCGCAGGCTTGATACTACTTGCTCAAGAAGTTGAAGGATTGAGCTTTGCTTCACTGAAGGTACTTCCAGTCAGGGTACGAAGAAATGCTTACGGGAGACAAAAAGAAAGTTTTACTACTCAAATCAACCTTTCTTTTGATAAGGCAAGACCCTTCCCAGGCGTTTTTATCCGAGCTCCCAAAATAGAAAAAACGCTTGAGGATAAAGTAGAGGTACTTTCCTTTCTTGAGGAACAGCCAGTAATGATTCGGTACGGCAAGATAATTGGTTGTACGTTTCATCCCGAACTTACATCTGATACCAGAGTGCACAAGTATTTTCTACAAGTAATCTCCGCAAAAAACTGA
- a CDS encoding dihydrodipicolinate synthase family protein, translated as MRLLEGVVVAHLTPFDAQGRVDHGALREYMKFLIAKGVHGIFACGTTAEAQILSLEERKKVLETIVSANEGKMTIVAHCGTVNFEDTCELIEHARSLGVDGAGVVTPFYYSYTQEELYHYYASLARKFEDFPLYLYNIPSLTGNNLSASTVARLGQEFPNIVGIKDSSGSFNTISEYILSSSAGFRVIVGCDRLFLSVLIFGAHGSVTGPGGVFPEPFLDVWQAFQKREYAKAQILQRKLIAISKALGEGASLATLKAALAIRGFGGGFMRFPLRTLSFSEVEKLREKLKAVLEETGYSI; from the coding sequence ATGAGGTTACTGGAAGGTGTTGTTGTTGCCCACCTGACACCATTTGATGCTCAGGGTCGGGTTGACCATGGCGCTCTGAGGGAATATATGAAATTTTTGATTGCCAAGGGAGTGCATGGAATTTTTGCCTGCGGTACTACTGCGGAAGCACAGATTTTATCTCTGGAAGAGCGGAAAAAGGTTCTTGAGACCATAGTTTCTGCGAATGAAGGGAAAATGACCATTGTTGCTCACTGTGGCACTGTCAACTTTGAAGATACTTGTGAGTTGATTGAGCATGCTCGTTCTCTGGGTGTTGACGGAGCAGGTGTGGTAACTCCCTTTTACTATTCCTACACTCAGGAGGAACTGTACCATTATTACGCTTCGTTAGCCCGCAAGTTTGAAGATTTTCCGCTTTACCTTTATAACATCCCTTCTCTTACCGGCAACAACCTTTCGGCATCTACGGTTGCCCGTTTGGGGCAGGAATTCCCCAACATAGTGGGCATTAAGGATTCAAGCGGTAGCTTCAATACCATATCTGAGTACATCCTTTCCTCTTCTGCTGGGTTCAGAGTAATAGTGGGTTGCGATCGGCTCTTTCTTTCGGTGTTGATTTTTGGTGCCCATGGCTCGGTAACTGGCCCGGGAGGAGTTTTTCCAGAGCCTTTCCTGGATGTCTGGCAGGCTTTTCAAAAGCGTGAGTATGCAAAAGCCCAGATTTTGCAACGCAAGCTGATTGCCATATCTAAAGCGCTGGGAGAGGGAGCCAGTTTGGCGACCTTAAAGGCTGCACTGGCAATACGTGGTTTCGGTGGTGGCTTTATGCGCTTTCCCCTGCGGACTCTTTCTTTTTCCGAAGTAGAGAAGTTACGAGAAAAGCTGAAAGCGGTCCTTGAGGAAACCGGGTATTCTATTTAA
- a CDS encoding tripartite tricarboxylate transporter permease codes for MNDMLMALVQILQPDVFLYLVMGVLLGLIVGTLPGLTATMAVAILTPLTFWLPYQSGLAVLVGVWNSAIFSGGISAILINIPGTPASIASTFDGYPLVQQGKAGLALGINVLYSAIGGLFGSLVFILAAFPLARFALSFGPPEYFALGLFGLSMMVAVSGTSIVKGLIAGFIGLALAMVGLDPMLATPRFSFGSTELLGGISFIPLMIGIFGLGEVFYQMFTGVESGSKAETQIGHLVGKKLGRMLVTAGEFIRTLPATLIGSITGVIIGAIPGSGADIASLLGWEFSRRVSRRKEEFGKGSIEGLAATCAANNACLGGALTTMMSLGIPGDAVTAVLIGSFIMYGVQPGPAMFRDRADFVFTVIGLMVLVNLIFLVIGFFFSRFVGGFILLPKPIMWSVIVILSIVGSFSLNNRVFDVWVALGGGILGFLFRRYDFPLGPIILALILGPMVERNFRTALIISHGSSFIFLNRPIALVLIIGTVIALLGPVFMRWKRKERVA; via the coding sequence ATGAATGACATGCTAATGGCTTTGGTGCAAATATTACAACCTGATGTGTTTTTATACCTTGTGATGGGAGTGTTGCTTGGGCTGATTGTTGGGACCTTGCCAGGTCTCACAGCTACTATGGCTGTAGCTATTCTTACTCCGTTGACTTTCTGGTTACCGTATCAGAGCGGTCTTGCGGTACTAGTTGGAGTGTGGAATTCTGCCATTTTTTCAGGTGGTATATCAGCGATATTGATTAACATACCGGGTACCCCGGCTTCTATCGCTTCTACTTTTGATGGCTATCCTCTGGTGCAGCAGGGAAAAGCGGGCTTAGCGCTGGGAATTAACGTGCTCTACTCAGCGATCGGAGGGTTATTTGGTTCTCTGGTGTTTATTCTGGCAGCTTTCCCCCTGGCCCGCTTTGCGCTTTCTTTTGGACCTCCAGAATATTTTGCGCTCGGTCTTTTCGGTTTGAGCATGATGGTTGCTGTTTCTGGAACTTCTATTGTGAAGGGGTTAATTGCCGGTTTTATTGGTCTTGCTTTGGCTATGGTAGGGCTTGACCCCATGCTGGCCACTCCCCGTTTTAGCTTTGGCTCAACCGAACTCTTGGGTGGTATATCCTTTATCCCCTTGATGATTGGTATTTTCGGTCTGGGTGAAGTGTTTTATCAAATGTTTACTGGTGTTGAGAGTGGCAGCAAAGCAGAAACCCAGATAGGGCATCTGGTTGGTAAAAAGCTGGGAAGAATGCTGGTTACCGCAGGTGAATTTATCCGGACTCTTCCTGCAACATTAATTGGAAGCATTACAGGAGTTATTATTGGTGCTATCCCGGGTTCGGGGGCTGACATTGCTTCGCTTTTGGGTTGGGAATTTTCGCGGAGGGTGTCCCGTCGTAAGGAGGAATTTGGTAAGGGTTCAATAGAAGGTCTGGCAGCAACCTGTGCTGCAAACAATGCTTGCCTGGGCGGTGCTCTTACCACCATGATGTCTCTCGGCATACCTGGTGATGCAGTCACTGCAGTGCTGATTGGTTCTTTCATCATGTATGGTGTTCAACCCGGACCAGCAATGTTCCGAGATAGGGCTGATTTCGTCTTTACGGTAATTGGTCTGATGGTGCTTGTTAACCTTATATTCTTGGTGATTGGCTTTTTCTTTTCTCGTTTTGTGGGAGGGTTTATTTTGCTCCCCAAGCCCATTATGTGGTCGGTCATAGTTATTTTGTCCATAGTCGGTTCGTTCTCGCTGAACAATCGGGTTTTTGACGTATGGGTGGCGCTTGGCGGGGGTATTCTGGGTTTTTTGTTTCGCCGTTACGATTTTCCTCTGGGTCCAATTATTCTGGCCTTAATTCTTGGTCCCATGGTGGAACGAAATTTCCGTACTGCGCTTATTATTTCCCACGGTAGTTCCTTCATTTTTCTGAATAGGCCCATAGCTTTGGTCCTTATTATAGGAACCGTTATAGCGCTTTTAGGTCCTGTTTTCATGCGTTGGAAAAGAAAGGAGAGAGTGGCATGA
- a CDS encoding tripartite tricarboxylate transporter TctB family protein: MADLIFGLATVALGIFIFWGAALLPRGVLSYALDPALFPRIVAFGLVILGSLLFFQGLKKRKHEEKSPVNLPSAFRLLLLIAATVVYLLLWGRGSFLVNTLLYLFFIQYVMKLKPLFSLLSSGLISVGVYFLFTQAFRVRFF, translated from the coding sequence GTGGCTGATTTAATTTTTGGTCTCGCTACAGTTGCTTTGGGTATTTTCATCTTCTGGGGAGCCGCTTTGCTCCCCAGAGGTGTTTTGAGTTATGCTCTGGACCCGGCTCTTTTTCCTCGTATTGTGGCTTTTGGTCTGGTTATTCTGGGTAGTTTGCTGTTTTTTCAGGGTCTAAAAAAGAGAAAGCATGAAGAGAAATCTCCTGTGAATTTACCATCAGCGTTTCGCCTCTTGCTTTTGATTGCAGCTACTGTGGTTTACCTGCTTTTGTGGGGACGAGGCTCCTTTTTGGTGAACACTTTGCTCTATCTTTTCTTTATTCAATATGTTATGAAGCTGAAGCCGCTTTTTTCATTGCTGTCTTCAGGGTTAATTTCGGTTGGAGTTTACTTTCTCTTCACTCAAGCTTTCCGGGTTAGGTTTTTCTGA
- a CDS encoding tripartite tricarboxylate transporter substrate binding protein, which produces MRKNRVFVVGVLVLALFSFVFLTGVASADFPEKEILLIIQAAPGGVSDAVGRAMAAAAQEFLGVPITATNITGASGAIAMGKLKESKPDGYTIGYVPVELSMVKALGYADISPDDFDLIMRTNIVPAALTVRSDAPYKTFEEFVAYAKEHPGEILVGTSGTGSIWHIAGLALEEALGVKFTFVPFDGAAPSVAALLGGHIHAVTCSPSEVLSGVQSGDLRMLAVLGDSRTELFPDVPTAKELGYDINVMAWGGFALPKGTPKEVYDKIADAFYKAFNSETFTRVMKERGIQLAYLDGPSFAEFAKQQYEMYMELIPRAMGKSGK; this is translated from the coding sequence ATGAGAAAAAATAGGGTTTTTGTGGTTGGGGTACTGGTTTTAGCTCTTTTTTCTTTTGTATTTCTGACTGGTGTTGCCAGTGCTGACTTTCCGGAGAAAGAAATCCTCCTAATAATTCAGGCTGCACCGGGAGGCGTTTCCGATGCTGTGGGAAGGGCTATGGCTGCTGCGGCTCAGGAGTTTTTAGGCGTGCCTATTACTGCCACTAACATTACCGGTGCTTCGGGGGCCATTGCTATGGGAAAGTTGAAAGAAAGTAAGCCTGACGGGTACACAATTGGGTATGTGCCTGTGGAGCTTTCCATGGTAAAGGCTCTGGGTTATGCTGACATTTCGCCTGATGATTTTGACCTTATAATGAGAACTAACATTGTTCCTGCAGCTTTAACGGTCCGTTCCGACGCACCTTATAAAACTTTCGAGGAATTTGTTGCCTACGCCAAGGAACATCCGGGCGAGATACTGGTTGGGACTTCCGGCACGGGTTCTATCTGGCATATTGCTGGTCTGGCTCTTGAGGAAGCGCTGGGTGTTAAATTCACCTTTGTTCCTTTTGATGGCGCGGCTCCCAGCGTTGCTGCTCTTCTGGGAGGGCATATCCATGCGGTAACCTGCAGTCCATCAGAAGTGCTCTCGGGAGTGCAATCAGGCGATTTGCGCATGCTCGCTGTTCTGGGAGACTCCCGTACCGAGCTTTTCCCCGATGTGCCTACGGCTAAAGAACTGGGTTACGATATCAACGTAATGGCCTGGGGTGGATTTGCTTTGCCAAAAGGTACTCCTAAAGAGGTGTACGATAAAATCGCAGATGCTTTTTACAAGGCTTTCAACTCAGAGACCTTCACCAGGGTTATGAAAGAGCGAGGTATTCAGCTTGCCTATCTCGACGGTCCCTCTTTTGCAGAGTTTGCCAAACAGCAGTACGAGATGTATATGGAGCTCATACCCCGGGCAATGGGTAAATCTGGAAAATAG
- a CDS encoding ECF transporter S component, with translation MKKLVYGAALSGLSLVISLLIHFPIIPQAPFLLYDPGDVPVLIAGFKFGAPLGIMVTAIVAVLFGLITGEGGPWGILMHFLATGTYVLVASLIYSKNRTRQGALLGLIVAPLFMTGVMVLANLVVTPIYLGVERNVVVGMLLPAIIPFNLLKGTINGALTFLLYKKVSHILEEPAKAKKVAVSAQENGRSY, from the coding sequence TTGAAAAAGCTGGTCTACGGCGCTGCTTTAAGCGGACTCTCTCTGGTTATCAGTCTTTTAATTCACTTCCCCATTATCCCCCAGGCTCCCTTTTTGCTCTACGACCCTGGTGACGTCCCAGTGTTAATAGCCGGCTTTAAGTTTGGAGCACCACTGGGAATAATGGTTACTGCTATTGTTGCCGTGCTCTTTGGACTCATCACCGGCGAGGGCGGACCCTGGGGTATCCTGATGCACTTTCTGGCAACAGGAACCTATGTGCTGGTAGCAAGCCTCATCTATTCCAAAAACCGAACCAGACAGGGCGCCCTGCTCGGGCTGATTGTAGCCCCCCTTTTCATGACCGGGGTAATGGTACTTGCCAATTTGGTGGTAACTCCCATATATCTTGGTGTAGAAAGGAATGTTGTGGTTGGAATGCTTCTTCCTGCCATCATACCTTTCAACTTACTAAAAGGAACCATCAACGGCGCACTCACTTTCCTCTTATACAAGAAGGTGAGTCACATTTTGGAAGAGCCCGCAAAAGCTAAAAAAGTGGCTGTTAGCGCTCAGGAAAACGGTCGTTCTTACTAA
- a CDS encoding methylated-DNA--[protein]-cysteine S-methyltransferase, whose product MLARNCVYYRFYDTPWGTGLTAYYGDALLRVVLPAWLKEEYLLSFLKQDPFCQGKKLFLNTGRGEVEEFLEAYFANPLPDFMPAFNFYIERFTPFTRSVLWELKTIAWGEVITYQELAQRVGKPQAQRAVGLALSKNPFPVLLPCHRVVGKRGLGGFSSYGLRWKILLLSLEISKNDRFPER is encoded by the coding sequence GTGTTAGCTCGGAATTGTGTTTATTATCGTTTTTATGATACGCCTTGGGGGACAGGCCTTACGGCGTACTATGGTGATGCTCTTTTGCGCGTGGTTCTTCCTGCCTGGTTGAAGGAAGAATATCTGCTTTCCTTTTTGAAGCAAGACCCCTTTTGTCAGGGCAAAAAACTTTTTTTGAATACTGGTCGGGGAGAAGTTGAGGAATTTTTAGAAGCCTATTTTGCGAATCCTCTGCCCGATTTTATGCCTGCTTTCAATTTTTATATTGAACGCTTTACTCCTTTTACAAGGAGCGTTCTTTGGGAACTCAAAACTATCGCCTGGGGTGAAGTCATTACTTACCAGGAGCTGGCTCAGAGAGTTGGTAAGCCCCAGGCACAGAGGGCAGTGGGTTTAGCACTGAGCAAAAACCCTTTTCCTGTTCTTCTGCCCTGCCATCGAGTGGTGGGCAAAAGAGGTTTAGGAGGATTTTCCAGCTACGGTTTGCGCTGGAAAATCCTCCTGCTTTCTCTGGAAATTAGTAAGAACGACCGTTTTCCTGAGCGCTAA
- the rpe gene encoding ribulose-phosphate 3-epimerase, whose product MSIKISASLDCADYLHLLSEVRKLEEGGVDMLHIDIMDGHFVPNFAIGTNLMRKLRPQTHLLFDVHLMVQDPERFIPLFAELGADIITFHVETTTRVYHLIDLIKKHQKKVGVALSPATPPSVLEYFLPYLDLVLVMTVDPGFVGQRFIPEAVTKVEVVRKMLVEKNRQLDIEVDGGIGEKTVPLLKRAGANVFVAGTSSIFSGKEDVKVAALRFREFCERC is encoded by the coding sequence TTGTCGATTAAAATCTCTGCTTCGTTGGACTGCGCTGATTATCTGCACTTGCTTTCTGAAGTGAGGAAGCTGGAAGAAGGTGGAGTGGACATGCTCCACATAGATATTATGGACGGGCATTTCGTGCCCAATTTTGCTATTGGCACTAATTTAATGCGCAAGCTCCGTCCCCAAACACACCTGCTTTTTGATGTCCACCTGATGGTGCAGGATCCAGAGCGTTTCATACCTCTTTTTGCAGAGTTGGGGGCTGACATCATCACTTTTCACGTGGAAACCACGACCCGAGTCTATCACCTGATTGACCTCATCAAAAAGCACCAGAAAAAAGTAGGAGTGGCTCTTTCACCTGCCACGCCTCCTTCTGTGCTGGAATACTTTTTGCCCTATCTTGATTTAGTGCTGGTTATGACTGTGGATCCAGGTTTTGTGGGTCAGCGGTTTATTCCCGAAGCAGTAACCAAGGTTGAAGTAGTCCGCAAAATGCTGGTTGAAAAAAATAGGCAGCTGGACATTGAAGTGGACGGAGGTATTGGCGAAAAAACGGTTCCCCTGCTTAAAAGAGCAGGTGCCAACGTTTTTGTTGCCGGTACTTCCAGCATTTTTTCTGGTAAAGAAGATGTAAAGGTTGCTGCTCTCCGCTTCAGGGAGTTTTGTGAGCGGTGTTAG
- a CDS encoding alcohol dehydrogenase catalytic domain-containing protein yields MRAALLRGIDQLVVEEVPDYQVAEGEVLVRVRSCAICGSDIRIMHYGNPRVHFPQIVGHEIAGEVVEVGEGVKKFKPGDRVAIGADVPCGECYWCQNGMGTNCAINYAIGYQFPGGFAEYILLNKLTVIQGAVHHIPDSLSFDEAALAEPLACAINGLEMSSLGVGDTLGIIGAGPIGCMMIEMGRYMGATNIIVIQRSLSRLETAKQFGADHYFLSGDEHLIDKVMEVTHGEGIDVVMVACASPDAQELALELVRHRGRVNFFGGLPKGSRKISIDSNLIHYKECMLLGSHGSLPRHHHKALQVMEKGMVKASQYITHRFPLSEIHKAFEVAESHQGLKVVVNP; encoded by the coding sequence ATGAGGGCAGCGCTTCTCAGAGGCATTGATCAACTGGTGGTAGAAGAAGTCCCCGATTACCAAGTTGCAGAGGGGGAAGTTCTGGTCCGGGTTCGTTCCTGTGCGATATGTGGTTCCGATATCAGAATAATGCATTACGGTAATCCCCGAGTTCACTTTCCCCAAATAGTTGGTCATGAAATTGCTGGTGAAGTGGTCGAAGTTGGAGAAGGGGTGAAGAAATTTAAACCTGGTGACCGGGTAGCTATAGGGGCAGATGTTCCCTGTGGAGAGTGCTACTGGTGCCAGAATGGCATGGGCACCAACTGTGCCATAAACTACGCCATAGGGTATCAGTTTCCGGGAGGTTTTGCCGAGTACATTCTTTTGAATAAGCTTACTGTGATTCAGGGAGCGGTGCATCATATACCTGATTCTCTTTCCTTTGACGAAGCAGCCCTTGCTGAACCTCTGGCTTGTGCTATAAACGGCTTGGAAATGAGCTCTCTGGGTGTTGGAGATACGCTGGGAATTATTGGCGCAGGGCCAATCGGTTGTATGATGATTGAAATGGGCCGCTATATGGGCGCTACCAATATAATAGTTATTCAACGTTCTTTAAGCCGATTGGAAACCGCCAAGCAGTTCGGTGCTGACCACTATTTTCTTTCTGGCGATGAACATTTGATAGATAAAGTTATGGAGGTAACTCATGGAGAGGGAATTGATGTGGTAATGGTGGCTTGCGCTTCGCCCGATGCCCAGGAGCTGGCGCTTGAACTGGTTCGCCATCGGGGAAGGGTCAACTTTTTTGGTGGGTTACCTAAAGGGTCTCGAAAGATTAGCATTGACAGTAACCTCATTCACTATAAAGAGTGTATGCTCCTGGGGAGCCATGGGAGTTTGCCCAGGCATCACCATAAGGCTCTTCAAGTAATGGAAAAGGGAATGGTGAAAGCTTCCCAATATATTACTCACCGCTTCCCGCTTTCTGAAATCCATAAAGCTTTTGAAGTTGCAGAGTCTCATCAGGGATTAAAGGTTGTGGTTAATCCGTGA
- a CDS encoding OsmC family protein, translating into MALTFKASGKLQEGLRVDVQVRQFQMAFDEPENLGGKDSAPNPVEGLLASLIGCLGIVVRVVAQEKNLPVEGVEVEAEGDLDPRGFMGQYNLVRPGFLAVRYTVKVKGNLSDEQLKVLMQEAEKRCPVSDTLGKGTQVSGTFVKA; encoded by the coding sequence ATGGCGTTAACATTTAAGGCGAGTGGCAAGCTTCAGGAAGGCTTGCGAGTAGATGTCCAGGTACGTCAGTTTCAAATGGCGTTTGATGAACCGGAGAATTTGGGTGGCAAAGACTCAGCCCCCAACCCGGTTGAAGGGTTGCTTGCTTCTTTAATTGGGTGCTTGGGCATCGTTGTCAGGGTGGTTGCTCAGGAGAAAAACTTGCCCGTTGAGGGCGTAGAAGTGGAGGCAGAGGGCGACCTGGATCCCCGGGGCTTCATGGGCCAGTATAACCTGGTCCGTCCAGGATTTCTTGCTGTGCGCTACACAGTGAAGGTCAAGGGTAATCTCAGCGATGAACAACTCAAGGTGCTGATGCAAGAAGCAGAGAAGAGGTGTCCGGTTTCTGATACCCTGGGCAAGGGTACCCAAGTTAGTGGTACGTTTGTTAAAGCTTGA
- the phoU gene encoding phosphate signaling complex protein PhoU, producing MTIPREHFRQELQNLQESLVNMIKAAEKMLVMAIESLKERDVAKAKEVIALDDVVDDYNFKIEEKCLQLIALEQPVARDLRTIAAILKIITDVERIGDYSIDIAKFSIRLSDSPLLKVVTDVVKMAEIVVEMLEDTSTAFVRRDLGIVQRIIDRDEQVDALYRTVHEGVVTSIEANPQLARPGIWVLMIARYLERIGDHITNVTERIYYMETGEMIELHQ from the coding sequence TTGACTATACCGCGAGAACATTTCAGGCAAGAGCTTCAAAACTTGCAGGAAAGCCTGGTCAACATGATCAAGGCAGCAGAAAAAATGCTGGTCATGGCTATCGAATCTCTTAAAGAGAGAGACGTTGCAAAGGCCAAAGAAGTTATTGCGCTTGACGATGTGGTGGACGATTATAATTTTAAGATTGAGGAAAAGTGTTTGCAGCTTATCGCTCTCGAGCAGCCGGTTGCCAGGGATTTGAGAACCATTGCGGCGATTCTCAAAATTATTACCGATGTGGAGCGTATCGGCGACTACTCCATAGATATTGCTAAATTCAGCATTCGCCTCTCCGATAGCCCGCTTCTTAAGGTGGTTACTGACGTGGTTAAAATGGCAGAAATCGTTGTGGAAATGCTTGAGGACACTTCTACTGCTTTTGTTAGGAGGGACCTGGGAATTGTGCAGAGAATTATTGATCGAGATGAGCAGGTCGATGCTCTTTACCGCACAGTGCATGAAGGAGTGGTAACCAGTATTGAAGCCAATCCACAACTTGCCCGACCAGGCATCTGGGTTTTAATGATTGCCCGCTATCTGGAGCGCATTGGAGACCACATTACCAACGTTACCGAGCGGATATACTATATGGAGACCGGTGAGATGATCGAGTTGCACCAGTGA
- a CDS encoding metallophosphoesterase, whose translation MLVGVLSDSHDHLQNLKKALEVLQSEGAELIIHAGDYVAPFSVALLAQLSLPWYGVRGNNDGEVLGIFERSSGKISNPHLKIEEKGYRIWVSHYPQPAEAAFESAHFDLVVYGHTHQAVIKENRGKLLVNPGEVCGLLSGKPTVAICDLSKGVAKLIEI comes from the coding sequence TTGCTGGTTGGTGTACTGTCTGATAGCCACGACCACCTGCAGAACCTGAAGAAGGCCCTGGAAGTCCTCCAAAGTGAAGGTGCTGAGCTCATCATCCATGCTGGGGATTATGTGGCTCCTTTCAGTGTGGCCTTGCTTGCCCAGCTTTCTCTGCCCTGGTACGGAGTGAGGGGCAACAACGACGGTGAGGTTCTGGGGATTTTTGAACGTTCTTCGGGAAAGATTTCCAATCCTCACCTGAAGATAGAGGAAAAAGGATACCGCATCTGGGTTAGTCACTATCCGCAACCTGCCGAAGCCGCTTTTGAGAGTGCCCATTTTGACCTGGTGGTATATGGCCACACGCATCAGGCAGTTATCAAAGAAAATCGGGGTAAGTTGCTGGTTAATCCTGGGGAGGTTTGTGGTCTTTTGAGTGGCAAGCCCACGGTGGCAATTTGTGATTTATCGAAGGGGGTAGCGAAATTAATCGAGATTTGA
- a CDS encoding nitroreductase family protein, whose protein sequence is MDAIEALRERRSIRRFTNQPVEKEKIETIIDCARLAPSAINIQPWEFVVVTESAKREEIARLTDYGKFIKDAPVLVAVFCKETKYYLEDGCAATENILIAACALGLGACWVAGDKKAYAEAVREKLGVPNGYKLISLIPIGYPAERPRGEIYKRALKDVLHWEKF, encoded by the coding sequence ATGGATGCTATCGAAGCCTTGCGGGAAAGGCGTTCTATTCGCAGGTTTACCAATCAACCAGTGGAGAAGGAAAAAATTGAGACCATTATTGATTGTGCAAGACTGGCTCCTTCGGCAATCAATATCCAGCCCTGGGAGTTTGTGGTGGTTACTGAAAGCGCAAAGAGAGAGGAGATTGCTCGACTTACTGACTACGGCAAGTTTATCAAGGACGCGCCGGTTCTGGTTGCTGTTTTTTGCAAGGAGACCAAGTATTACCTTGAGGATGGTTGTGCGGCTACGGAAAACATCTTAATCGCTGCTTGCGCCCTGGGCCTTGGTGCTTGTTGGGTGGCAGGGGACAAAAAAGCATACGCTGAAGCGGTGAGAGAAAAGCTTGGTGTTCCCAACGGTTACAAGCTGATAAGCTTAATTCCTATTGGGTACCCTGCGGAGCGACCGCGAGGGGAAATCTACAAACGAGCGCTGAAGGACGTTTTGCACTGGGAAAAGTTTTAG